Proteins encoded by one window of Xiphias gladius isolate SHS-SW01 ecotype Sanya breed wild chromosome 15, ASM1685928v1, whole genome shotgun sequence:
- the slx4 gene encoding structure-specific endonuclease subunit SLX4 isoform X2, protein MDDSDQDFLDLCSKLLKRVRKKPGESRQPQKAEHQPSSQASEGDERRRKNKKDGDSGSKVTGTQSECTGADRRAVSGGTGRDSGDAGSSAVPSAAAAGPRSEGLTAIGKVLLRMQQFKRASPQKLEHRDKSQPRNSQNDCGPHRQSLRQDPPEPCSSGLHIDSDEALALRLQQELDREAVEAETVDLEDGGLFFCQICHRDLSHMTPNGRTQHLNRCLDESEESAPAPLPPPPPPPGVPDCPICGKKFKSQKSRSAHLKRCSSDMGVSTGVLLQALQRQAEETQDVPTANAFVQTGGTKRKGPSKLGLPVRKKPRKKTDVLDEDTMVALALSSSLLEQEREAEREGQAETAATYTSMTPVLKWRQDAGKGRGKKKKGAVPRPPPLLLVQDAQAALMRLQERVSSLLLRSRAPSPPTPTRCPSSLPGWSGAALLWQKSTLLNGGSTCLSDFYTPELRQFITPWESAMTNAASSNACNKPESSLQPVNEGTPVTATRASTLPSSSQTAASSPAPSTPGTGQLPVGSQALWDLMELAEDGMTLTQCGYTTSGPDQDKRSSARLSTNLPLSGFVLEEAEQQADLCVSGFLPATAYTLSEDTHSRVRRKADEPRTDNERGSHQSVALFRLASDLSSMVNNPQLSDVQLQVDSGEVFFAHSFMVYTRCPLLAEMVHESGFGVQEEGMPAAERVLMTDVPGQAVLTLLQYLYTAHCSVPASLRPHVLELASRFDLQELRQLCEHHQEEAAAHGDEVDYMNQDENVNNQTDQAFMELLRSMWNDEDEEDEGMDTDGGKDEERGLEEDHQTDDVTSGEREICEEHVNEEELEEIYEFAATQRKREEEKDSVEEEEKEVDDGEEVFKELTEPRRGFSEKTLKPNSQLEPDPSYSYSRLFSDSRGVYEEKDPSSSSPSTSSPPNTHTSQSQKHQSSRNASCKLSSRTLLQSSPSVVDDFSPSPPPNTSNLPITGLSPGQVGDWGGGRDKGTDSVELDMLKESLSLKRESHGPRRIRVPVSPDSPRKKKEPELIVLSDSSEEMEVDVAVLSSRSPSPRSPCAAQNLQSYTRIIPQSIRKPPEPTLENKVSSSSELSPRDPSSASVQSHPRSGCDQSPVDCSLEVSWLIPSTPVQPGRCTSTSSTQTKSSMCRTQLFPKGDTPSPSHRFSSPAQPLHNRLETSKSATRVSAHFGPTEGSDPRLKLDEMVPFSSSLHLNFSPKRTSSYDANKNRDVFTVPHTNLSFHTSRAQLTVIPSKLPLDGAMEETLPQPYSSTPLHTVLLQPPVLVDSPLQSNPNKQRSTSQGRDEAPSESPEKTELVSLHLSPFSDPSHPPSSSSHRGLQSSQRHSKSSSHTNTGDELKRRIIRNEEGERDRVSENKDKCDGGEREEEKDESAEAEIAESSFQQSYMDEPPIAFNDSWGLDACVEADPGCFSLRLEDSGGSNQQERSQGQRERARSPSSTDHQPPPSSLCIQSLKSCGGVINSSPSKAHSTSRSSTPSPPGPNNSLLDSKLWESWGEEDEGALPLSERVNPSAQLKTPASSHNKKRCSLVPITPMPQYSDMDTPELKNKLNRFGVRPLPKRQMILKLKEIHQYTHQLVSSDSEDEPPSAGRTARPKPPATGSAASRAQPAKFKEPRAPVAISPLKHRGEEEGELLSASQGSNTSSTPASEESERSNPELCLSSDGDSDSDGGISASQAASRLQDRLQAVRSFILSDSGLHSQILQYQPLVLSQLQQRLKAAGIRLGAAKLVDYLDSQCITFTTAKPGHSAPRHRRGKRAGKGAKAGGERGANRRKAVTATL, encoded by the exons ATGGATGACTCGGACCAGGATTTTTTAGATCTATGCTCAAAGCTGCTGAAACGAGTCCGCAAGAAACCAGGTGAGTCCAGGCAGCCACAGAAAGCAGAGCATCAGCCCTCCAGTCAGGCAAGTGAAGGCGacgagagaaggagaaaaaacaaaaaggatggTGACTCTGGGTCTAAGGTCACTGGGACCCAGTCTGAATGCACTGGAGCAGACCGGCGTGCGGTCAGTGGAGGAACTGGACGGGATTCAGGAGATGCCGGGTCGTCGGCTGTGCCCtcagcagcggcagcaggaCCCAGATCTGAAGGTCTGACAGCGATAGGGAAAGTACTCCTCAGAATGCAACAGTTCAAGAGAGCCAGCCCTCAGAAGTTGGAGCACAGAGACAAGAGTCAGCCAAGAAACAGTCAGAACGACTGTGGTCCTCATCGACAGTCACTAAGACAAG ATCCTCCAGAACCCTGCAGCTCTGGTCTCCACATTGACAGCGATGAAGCGCTGGCCCTGCGGCTACAGCAGGAGCTGGACAGGGAGGCTGTGGAGGCTGAGACGGTGGACCTGGAGGACGGAGGCCTCTTCTTCTGTCAGATCTGCCACAGAGACCTGTCACACATGACTCCTAATGGGCGAACACAACATCTCAACAG GTGTTTAGATGAGAGTGAAGAGAGTGCCCCAgcgcctcttcctcctcctcctcctcctcctggtgtCCCTGACTGTCCCATCTGTGGCAAGAAGTTCAAGTCCCAGAAGAGTCGCTCTGCCCACCTGAAGCGCTGCTCCTCAGACATGGGGGTCTCTACGGGTGTGTTGCTGCAGGCTCTTCAGAGACAGGCTGAGGAGACCCAGGATGTCCCCACTGCTAACGCATT CGTACAGACAGGAGGCACTAAAAGGAAAGGCCCCTCCAAGCTGGGCCTCCCAGTGAGGAAGAAGCCCAGGAAAAAGACTGATGTCCTGGACGAAGACACCATGGTTGCTTTGGCTctgtcctcctcactgctggaACAGGAGAGGGAGGCAGAACGAGAGGGACAAGCCGAGACCGCTGCCACTTACACCTCCATGACGCCAGTGCTGAAGTGGAGACAAGATGCAG GTAAAGGgcgtggaaagaaaaaaaagggcgCCGTCCCTCGTCCTCCTCCACTCCTGCTCGTTCAGGATGCTCAGGCGGCCCTGATGAGGCTGCAGGAACgtgtttcttctctcctcctgcgCAGCCGGGCACCCTCTCCCCCCACCCCGACCCGCTGCCCCAGCAGTCTGCCTGGCTGGAGCGGGGCTGCCCTCCTCTGGCAGAAAAGCACACTGCTGAACGGCGGCTCTACTTGTCTGTCTGATTTCTACACTCCAGAGCTCAGACAGTTCATTACTCCTTGGGAATCAGCAATG ACTAATGCAGCCTCCTCCAACGCTTGCAACAAGCCTGAGTCTTCTCTTCAACCTGTGAATGAAGGAACTCCCGTCACAGCGACCAGGGCCTCTACCCTGCCATCTTCCTCCCAGACTGCAGCCTCCTCCCCGGCTCCCTCCACCCCTGGGACAGGGCAGCTCCCAGTGGGCAGCCAGGCCCTGTGGGACCTGATGGAGCTGGCTGAAGACGGCATGACCCTCACACAGTGCGGATACACTACCTCAGGCCCCGACCAAG ACAAGCGAAGCAGTGCCAGACTGTCCACAAACCTTCCTCTCAGCGGCTTTGTCCTGGAGGAGGCGGAGCAGCAGGCTGACCTGTGCGTGAGTGGCTTCCTACCAGCAACGGCATACACGCTCTCAGAGGACACCCACAGTCGAGTGAGGAGGAAAGCTGATGAGCCGAGAACAGATAACGAGCGAGGCAGCCACCAATCT GTAGCACTGTTCAGACTGGCTTCAGACCTAAGCAGCATGGTGAACAACCCTCAGCTCAGTGATGTGCAGCTCCAGGTGGACAGTGGAGAGGTCTTCTTTGCCCATTCCTTCATGGTGTACACTCGCTGCCCCCTGCTGGCAGAAATG GTACATGAAAGTGGTTTTGGGGTGCAGGAGGAAGGCATGCCTGCAGCCGAGAGGGTGTTGATGACAGATGTCCCGGGACAGGCGGTGTTGACTCTGCTGCAGTACCTCTACACAGCCCACTGCTCTGTCCCAGCCTCACTGCGGCCTCATGTACTGGAACTGGCATCCAG GTTTGACTTGCAGGAGCTACGGCAGCTTTGCGAGCACCACCAAGAGGAGGCAGCAGCTCATGGAGATGAGGTGGACTATATGAACCAGGACGAGAATGTCAACAACCAAACGGACCAGGCCTTCATGGAGCTCCTCCGCTCCATGTGGAATGAcgaggatgaggaagatgaggggATGGATACTGATGGAGGaaaggatgaagagagagggTTGGAAGAAGATCATCAAACTGATGATGTTACAtctggtgagagagagatttgcGAGGAACATGTGAAtgaggaagagctggaggagatCTATGAGTTTGCTgccacacagagaaagagggaggaggagaaagacagtgtggaggaggaggagaaagaggtaGATGATGGAGAAGAGGTGTTCAAAGAACTGACAGAACCTAGAAGAGGCTTCAGCGAGAAAACCCTGAAGCCGAACTCTCAACTTGAGCCAGATCCCAGCTACAGCTACAGCCGCCTCTTCTCAGATTCTCGGGGAGTATACGAGGAAAAggacccctcctcctcctcaccctcaaCCTCTAGCCcaccaaatacacacacctctCAATCACAGAAACACCAGTCCTCTCGTAATGCTTCGTGCAAACTGTCCAGCAGAACTTTGCTTCAGTCCTCACCAAGCGTAGTCGACGACTTTTCTCCTAGCCCCCCACCCAATACATCCAACCTGCCTATCACAGGTCTGTCACCTGGTCAAGTGGGTGACTGGGGTGGTGGTAGAGACAAGGGAACAGATTCTGTTGAACTGGACATGCTTAAAGAAAGTCTGTCTTTGAAGCGAGAAAGCCATGGTCCTCGTCGTATTCGTGTCCCCGTTTCTCCTGATTCACCCCGGAAAAAGAAGGAACCTGAGCTCATAGTTTTGTCTGACTCAAGCGAGGAGATGGAAGTAGATGTTGCTGTTCTTAGTTCCCGCAGTCCTTCCCCACGTTCTCCTTGTGCTGCCCAGAACCTGCAGAGCTACACCCGGATCATACCTCAGTCAATCCGGAAACCCCCTGAACCCACCTTGGAGAATAAAGTGTCCTCTAGTTCAGAGCTTAGTCCCCGTGACCCATCTTCAGCCTCGGTTCAAAGTCATCCACGTTCTGGTTGTGATCAGAGTCCAGTAGATTGTTCTCTAGAAGTTTCCTGGCTGATCCCATCCACACCAGTGCAGCCTGGAAGATGCACCAGCACCAGCTCCACCCAGACCAAAAGCAGCATGTGCAGGACGCAACTGTTCCCTAAAGGTGATACTCCATCACCCTCTCATCGTTTCTCTTCTCCTGCTCAACCGCTTCACAACAGACTTGAGACCTCAAAAAGTGCAACCAGAGTCTCAGCCCACTTTGGACCAACAGAGGGCAGTGATCCCAGGTTGAAACTGGATGAGATGGTTCCCTTTAGCTCCAGCTTGCATCTCAACTTTTCCCCTAAAAGAACCAGCAGTTATGATGCAAATAAGAATAGAGACGTGTTTACAGTCCCCCACACCAACCTAAGCTTTCACACCTCTCGAGCTCAACTCACCGTCATCCCCTCCAAGCTTCCCTTGGACGGGGCTATGGAAGAGACCCTTCCACAGCCCTACAGCAGCACTCCCCTGCATACAGTGCTCCTCCAGCCCCCTGTCCTTGTTGACTCCCCACTCCAGAGCAACCCCAATAAGCAGAGGTCGACCAGTCAAGGAAGGGATGAGGCGCCATCTGAAAGCCCAGAGAAGACAGAATTAGTAAGCTTACATCTCTCCCCCTTTTCCGACCCTTCGCATCCACCTTCTTCCTCGTCTCACAGAGGTCTTCAAAGTTCACAGAGACACAGCA AGTCCAGCAGTCATACGAACACAGGGGATGAGCTCAAGAGGAGGATAATAAGAaatgaggaaggagaaagagacagagtgagtgaaaataaagacaaatgtgaTGGAGGAGAGcgggaagaagaaaaagatgaaagtGCAGAAGCCGAGATTGCAGAGTCCAGTTTCCAGCAGAGCTACATGGACGAGCCTCCCATAGCTTTTAATGACTCGTGGGGTCTCGACGCCTGTGTTGAAGCCGACCCGGGCTGCTTCAGTCTGAGGCTAGAGGACAGTGGAGGATCCAACCAGCAAGAGCGCAGCcaaggacaaagagaaagggCCAGGTCACCATCCTCTACTGACCATCAGCCTCCACCATCCAGTCTCTGTATCCAGTCGCTGAAGAGTTGCGGCGGCGTGATTAACTCCTCTCCATCCAAAGCCCACAGTACAAGCCGTTCCTCCACCCCGTCACCACCAGGCCCTAACAACAGCCTCCTGGACTCCAAATTATGGGAGAGCTGgggggaggaagatgagggggctcttcctctctctgagaGGGTTAACCCCTCTGCCCAGCTCAAAACCCCAG CGTCATCACACAATAAAAAACGTTGCTCCTTGGTGCCCATCACTCCCATGCCCCAGTACTCTGACATGGACACACCGGAGCTCAAGAACAAACTCAATAG gTTTGGTGTGCGGCCTTTACCAAAGCGCCAGATGATCCTCAAACTGAAGGAGATCCACCAGTACACCCACCAGCTGGTCAGCTCGGACTCTGAGGATGAGCCACCCTCTGCAGGGCGCACGGCTCGGCCTAAGCCCCCTGCCACCGGTTCAGCAGCCTCCCGTGCCCAGCCAGCGAAGTTTAAAGAGCCCAGAGCGCCCGTTGCCATCTCTCCTCtgaaacacagaggagaggaggagggagagctgCTGTCTGCCTCACAGGGCTCAAACACCTCTTCGACTCCTGCCAGTGAAGAATCTGAAAG GTCCAACCCAGAGCTGTGCCTCTCTTCCGATGGCGACTCGGACAGTGATGGCGGCATCTCTGCCTCCCAGGCTGCGTCTCGCCTTCAGGATCGCCTCCAGGCAGTGCGCTCCTTCATCCTGTCAGACTCCGGGCTGCACAGTCAGATCCTCCAGTACCAGCCTCTGGTCCTCTCCCAGCTCCAACAGCGACTCAAGGCGGCCGGGATCCGCTTGGGTGCCGCCAAGCTGGTGGACTACCTGGACTCTCAGTGCATCACCTTCACCACAGCCAAGCCGGGCCACTCCGCACCCCGCCATAGGCGGGGCAAGAGGGCAGGCAAGGGGGCAAAGGCAGGGGGGGAACGAGGAGCGAACAGGAGAAAAGCTGTTACAGCCACTCTTTAA
- the slx4 gene encoding structure-specific endonuclease subunit SLX4 isoform X1: MDDSDQDFLDLCSKLLKRVRKKPGESRQPQKAEHQPSSQASEGDERRRKNKKDGDSGSKVTGTQSECTGADRRAVSGGTGRDSGDAGSSAVPSAAAAGPRSEGLTAIGKVLLRMQQFKRASPQKLEHRDKSQPRNSQNDCGPHRQSLRQDPPEPCSSGLHIDSDEALALRLQQELDREAVEAETVDLEDGGLFFCQICHRDLSHMTPNGRTQHLNRCLDESEESAPAPLPPPPPPPGVPDCPICGKKFKSQKSRSAHLKRCSSDMGVSTGVLLQALQRQAEETQDVPTANAFVQTGGTKRKGPSKLGLPVRKKPRKKTDVLDEDTMVALALSSSLLEQEREAEREGQAETAATYTSMTPVLKWRQDAGKGRGKKKKGAVPRPPPLLLVQDAQAALMRLQERVSSLLLRSRAPSPPTPTRCPSSLPGWSGAALLWQKSTLLNGGSTCLSDFYTPELRQFITPWESAMTNAASSNACNKPESSLQPVNEGTPVTATRASTLPSSSQTAASSPAPSTPGTGQLPVGSQALWDLMELAEDGMTLTQCGYTTSGPDQDKRSSARLSTNLPLSGFVLEEAEQQADLCVSGFLPATAYTLSEDTHSRVRRKADEPRTDNERGSHQSVALFRLASDLSSMVNNPQLSDVQLQVDSGEVFFAHSFMVYTRCPLLAEMVHESGFGVQEEGMPAAERVLMTDVPGQAVLTLLQYLYTAHCSVPASLRPHVLELASRFDLQELRQLCEHHQEEAAAHGDEVDYMNQDENVNNQTDQAFMELLRSMWNDEDEEDEGMDTDGGKDEERGLEEDHQTDDVTSGEREICEEHVNEEELEEIYEFAATQRKREEEKDSVEEEEKEVDDGEEVFKELTEPRRGFSEKTLKPNSQLEPDPSYSYSRLFSDSRGVYEEKDPSSSSPSTSSPPNTHTSQSQKHQSSRNASCKLSSRTLLQSSPSVVDDFSPSPPPNTSNLPITGLSPGQVGDWGGGRDKGTDSVELDMLKESLSLKRESHGPRRIRVPVSPDSPRKKKEPELIVLSDSSEEMEVDVAVLSSRSPSPRSPCAAQNLQSYTRIIPQSIRKPPEPTLENKVSSSSELSPRDPSSASVQSHPRSGCDQSPVDCSLEVSWLIPSTPVQPGRCTSTSSTQTKSSMCRTQLFPKGDTPSPSHRFSSPAQPLHNRLETSKSATRVSAHFGPTEGSDPRLKLDEMVPFSSSLHLNFSPKRTSSYDANKNRDVFTVPHTNLSFHTSRAQLTVIPSKLPLDGAMEETLPQPYSSTPLHTVLLQPPVLVDSPLQSNPNKQRSTSQGRDEAPSESPEKTELVSLHLSPFSDPSHPPSSSSHRGLQSSQRHSKSSSESRRSVESSSHTNTGDELKRRIIRNEEGERDRVSENKDKCDGGEREEEKDESAEAEIAESSFQQSYMDEPPIAFNDSWGLDACVEADPGCFSLRLEDSGGSNQQERSQGQRERARSPSSTDHQPPPSSLCIQSLKSCGGVINSSPSKAHSTSRSSTPSPPGPNNSLLDSKLWESWGEEDEGALPLSERVNPSAQLKTPASSHNKKRCSLVPITPMPQYSDMDTPELKNKLNRFGVRPLPKRQMILKLKEIHQYTHQLVSSDSEDEPPSAGRTARPKPPATGSAASRAQPAKFKEPRAPVAISPLKHRGEEEGELLSASQGSNTSSTPASEESERSNPELCLSSDGDSDSDGGISASQAASRLQDRLQAVRSFILSDSGLHSQILQYQPLVLSQLQQRLKAAGIRLGAAKLVDYLDSQCITFTTAKPGHSAPRHRRGKRAGKGAKAGGERGANRRKAVTATL, translated from the exons ATGGATGACTCGGACCAGGATTTTTTAGATCTATGCTCAAAGCTGCTGAAACGAGTCCGCAAGAAACCAGGTGAGTCCAGGCAGCCACAGAAAGCAGAGCATCAGCCCTCCAGTCAGGCAAGTGAAGGCGacgagagaaggagaaaaaacaaaaaggatggTGACTCTGGGTCTAAGGTCACTGGGACCCAGTCTGAATGCACTGGAGCAGACCGGCGTGCGGTCAGTGGAGGAACTGGACGGGATTCAGGAGATGCCGGGTCGTCGGCTGTGCCCtcagcagcggcagcaggaCCCAGATCTGAAGGTCTGACAGCGATAGGGAAAGTACTCCTCAGAATGCAACAGTTCAAGAGAGCCAGCCCTCAGAAGTTGGAGCACAGAGACAAGAGTCAGCCAAGAAACAGTCAGAACGACTGTGGTCCTCATCGACAGTCACTAAGACAAG ATCCTCCAGAACCCTGCAGCTCTGGTCTCCACATTGACAGCGATGAAGCGCTGGCCCTGCGGCTACAGCAGGAGCTGGACAGGGAGGCTGTGGAGGCTGAGACGGTGGACCTGGAGGACGGAGGCCTCTTCTTCTGTCAGATCTGCCACAGAGACCTGTCACACATGACTCCTAATGGGCGAACACAACATCTCAACAG GTGTTTAGATGAGAGTGAAGAGAGTGCCCCAgcgcctcttcctcctcctcctcctcctcctggtgtCCCTGACTGTCCCATCTGTGGCAAGAAGTTCAAGTCCCAGAAGAGTCGCTCTGCCCACCTGAAGCGCTGCTCCTCAGACATGGGGGTCTCTACGGGTGTGTTGCTGCAGGCTCTTCAGAGACAGGCTGAGGAGACCCAGGATGTCCCCACTGCTAACGCATT CGTACAGACAGGAGGCACTAAAAGGAAAGGCCCCTCCAAGCTGGGCCTCCCAGTGAGGAAGAAGCCCAGGAAAAAGACTGATGTCCTGGACGAAGACACCATGGTTGCTTTGGCTctgtcctcctcactgctggaACAGGAGAGGGAGGCAGAACGAGAGGGACAAGCCGAGACCGCTGCCACTTACACCTCCATGACGCCAGTGCTGAAGTGGAGACAAGATGCAG GTAAAGGgcgtggaaagaaaaaaaagggcgCCGTCCCTCGTCCTCCTCCACTCCTGCTCGTTCAGGATGCTCAGGCGGCCCTGATGAGGCTGCAGGAACgtgtttcttctctcctcctgcgCAGCCGGGCACCCTCTCCCCCCACCCCGACCCGCTGCCCCAGCAGTCTGCCTGGCTGGAGCGGGGCTGCCCTCCTCTGGCAGAAAAGCACACTGCTGAACGGCGGCTCTACTTGTCTGTCTGATTTCTACACTCCAGAGCTCAGACAGTTCATTACTCCTTGGGAATCAGCAATG ACTAATGCAGCCTCCTCCAACGCTTGCAACAAGCCTGAGTCTTCTCTTCAACCTGTGAATGAAGGAACTCCCGTCACAGCGACCAGGGCCTCTACCCTGCCATCTTCCTCCCAGACTGCAGCCTCCTCCCCGGCTCCCTCCACCCCTGGGACAGGGCAGCTCCCAGTGGGCAGCCAGGCCCTGTGGGACCTGATGGAGCTGGCTGAAGACGGCATGACCCTCACACAGTGCGGATACACTACCTCAGGCCCCGACCAAG ACAAGCGAAGCAGTGCCAGACTGTCCACAAACCTTCCTCTCAGCGGCTTTGTCCTGGAGGAGGCGGAGCAGCAGGCTGACCTGTGCGTGAGTGGCTTCCTACCAGCAACGGCATACACGCTCTCAGAGGACACCCACAGTCGAGTGAGGAGGAAAGCTGATGAGCCGAGAACAGATAACGAGCGAGGCAGCCACCAATCT GTAGCACTGTTCAGACTGGCTTCAGACCTAAGCAGCATGGTGAACAACCCTCAGCTCAGTGATGTGCAGCTCCAGGTGGACAGTGGAGAGGTCTTCTTTGCCCATTCCTTCATGGTGTACACTCGCTGCCCCCTGCTGGCAGAAATG GTACATGAAAGTGGTTTTGGGGTGCAGGAGGAAGGCATGCCTGCAGCCGAGAGGGTGTTGATGACAGATGTCCCGGGACAGGCGGTGTTGACTCTGCTGCAGTACCTCTACACAGCCCACTGCTCTGTCCCAGCCTCACTGCGGCCTCATGTACTGGAACTGGCATCCAG GTTTGACTTGCAGGAGCTACGGCAGCTTTGCGAGCACCACCAAGAGGAGGCAGCAGCTCATGGAGATGAGGTGGACTATATGAACCAGGACGAGAATGTCAACAACCAAACGGACCAGGCCTTCATGGAGCTCCTCCGCTCCATGTGGAATGAcgaggatgaggaagatgaggggATGGATACTGATGGAGGaaaggatgaagagagagggTTGGAAGAAGATCATCAAACTGATGATGTTACAtctggtgagagagagatttgcGAGGAACATGTGAAtgaggaagagctggaggagatCTATGAGTTTGCTgccacacagagaaagagggaggaggagaaagacagtgtggaggaggaggagaaagaggtaGATGATGGAGAAGAGGTGTTCAAAGAACTGACAGAACCTAGAAGAGGCTTCAGCGAGAAAACCCTGAAGCCGAACTCTCAACTTGAGCCAGATCCCAGCTACAGCTACAGCCGCCTCTTCTCAGATTCTCGGGGAGTATACGAGGAAAAggacccctcctcctcctcaccctcaaCCTCTAGCCcaccaaatacacacacctctCAATCACAGAAACACCAGTCCTCTCGTAATGCTTCGTGCAAACTGTCCAGCAGAACTTTGCTTCAGTCCTCACCAAGCGTAGTCGACGACTTTTCTCCTAGCCCCCCACCCAATACATCCAACCTGCCTATCACAGGTCTGTCACCTGGTCAAGTGGGTGACTGGGGTGGTGGTAGAGACAAGGGAACAGATTCTGTTGAACTGGACATGCTTAAAGAAAGTCTGTCTTTGAAGCGAGAAAGCCATGGTCCTCGTCGTATTCGTGTCCCCGTTTCTCCTGATTCACCCCGGAAAAAGAAGGAACCTGAGCTCATAGTTTTGTCTGACTCAAGCGAGGAGATGGAAGTAGATGTTGCTGTTCTTAGTTCCCGCAGTCCTTCCCCACGTTCTCCTTGTGCTGCCCAGAACCTGCAGAGCTACACCCGGATCATACCTCAGTCAATCCGGAAACCCCCTGAACCCACCTTGGAGAATAAAGTGTCCTCTAGTTCAGAGCTTAGTCCCCGTGACCCATCTTCAGCCTCGGTTCAAAGTCATCCACGTTCTGGTTGTGATCAGAGTCCAGTAGATTGTTCTCTAGAAGTTTCCTGGCTGATCCCATCCACACCAGTGCAGCCTGGAAGATGCACCAGCACCAGCTCCACCCAGACCAAAAGCAGCATGTGCAGGACGCAACTGTTCCCTAAAGGTGATACTCCATCACCCTCTCATCGTTTCTCTTCTCCTGCTCAACCGCTTCACAACAGACTTGAGACCTCAAAAAGTGCAACCAGAGTCTCAGCCCACTTTGGACCAACAGAGGGCAGTGATCCCAGGTTGAAACTGGATGAGATGGTTCCCTTTAGCTCCAGCTTGCATCTCAACTTTTCCCCTAAAAGAACCAGCAGTTATGATGCAAATAAGAATAGAGACGTGTTTACAGTCCCCCACACCAACCTAAGCTTTCACACCTCTCGAGCTCAACTCACCGTCATCCCCTCCAAGCTTCCCTTGGACGGGGCTATGGAAGAGACCCTTCCACAGCCCTACAGCAGCACTCCCCTGCATACAGTGCTCCTCCAGCCCCCTGTCCTTGTTGACTCCCCACTCCAGAGCAACCCCAATAAGCAGAGGTCGACCAGTCAAGGAAGGGATGAGGCGCCATCTGAAAGCCCAGAGAAGACAGAATTAGTAAGCTTACATCTCTCCCCCTTTTCCGACCCTTCGCATCCACCTTCTTCCTCGTCTCACAGAGGTCTTCAAAGTTCACAGAGACACAGCAAGTCCTCAAGTGAAAGTCGGCGTTCTGTTGAGTCCAGCAGTCATACGAACACAGGGGATGAGCTCAAGAGGAGGATAATAAGAaatgaggaaggagaaagagacagagtgagtgaaaataaagacaaatgtgaTGGAGGAGAGcgggaagaagaaaaagatgaaagtGCAGAAGCCGAGATTGCAGAGTCCAGTTTCCAGCAGAGCTACATGGACGAGCCTCCCATAGCTTTTAATGACTCGTGGGGTCTCGACGCCTGTGTTGAAGCCGACCCGGGCTGCTTCAGTCTGAGGCTAGAGGACAGTGGAGGATCCAACCAGCAAGAGCGCAGCcaaggacaaagagaaagggCCAGGTCACCATCCTCTACTGACCATCAGCCTCCACCATCCAGTCTCTGTATCCAGTCGCTGAAGAGTTGCGGCGGCGTGATTAACTCCTCTCCATCCAAAGCCCACAGTACAAGCCGTTCCTCCACCCCGTCACCACCAGGCCCTAACAACAGCCTCCTGGACTCCAAATTATGGGAGAGCTGgggggaggaagatgagggggctcttcctctctctgagaGGGTTAACCCCTCTGCCCAGCTCAAAACCCCAG CGTCATCACACAATAAAAAACGTTGCTCCTTGGTGCCCATCACTCCCATGCCCCAGTACTCTGACATGGACACACCGGAGCTCAAGAACAAACTCAATAG gTTTGGTGTGCGGCCTTTACCAAAGCGCCAGATGATCCTCAAACTGAAGGAGATCCACCAGTACACCCACCAGCTGGTCAGCTCGGACTCTGAGGATGAGCCACCCTCTGCAGGGCGCACGGCTCGGCCTAAGCCCCCTGCCACCGGTTCAGCAGCCTCCCGTGCCCAGCCAGCGAAGTTTAAAGAGCCCAGAGCGCCCGTTGCCATCTCTCCTCtgaaacacagaggagaggaggagggagagctgCTGTCTGCCTCACAGGGCTCAAACACCTCTTCGACTCCTGCCAGTGAAGAATCTGAAAG GTCCAACCCAGAGCTGTGCCTCTCTTCCGATGGCGACTCGGACAGTGATGGCGGCATCTCTGCCTCCCAGGCTGCGTCTCGCCTTCAGGATCGCCTCCAGGCAGTGCGCTCCTTCATCCTGTCAGACTCCGGGCTGCACAGTCAGATCCTCCAGTACCAGCCTCTGGTCCTCTCCCAGCTCCAACAGCGACTCAAGGCGGCCGGGATCCGCTTGGGTGCCGCCAAGCTGGTGGACTACCTGGACTCTCAGTGCATCACCTTCACCACAGCCAAGCCGGGCCACTCCGCACCCCGCCATAGGCGGGGCAAGAGGGCAGGCAAGGGGGCAAAGGCAGGGGGGGAACGAGGAGCGAACAGGAGAAAAGCTGTTACAGCCACTCTTTAA